Proteins from a genomic interval of Musa acuminata AAA Group cultivar baxijiao chromosome BXJ1-9, Cavendish_Baxijiao_AAA, whole genome shotgun sequence:
- the LOC135594278 gene encoding bidirectional sugar transporter SWEET14-like has translation MLVITIENPLATAAGLAGNILSFLVVLAPMPTFYKIYKKKSTEEFGSVPYMVGLFSAMMWIYYGALTMDFLLLSINVGASLIETAYLILFLIYAPAKPRAFTLKLVSLFNVGAYGSVVLFTMLFLRGGRRTNIAGWICASFAFSCFVAPLSIIKQVIRTKSVEYMPISLSFFLTVSAIAWLSYGLLLGDLHVALPNVVGFLFGVAQIIIYLVYKNAKKDDTKTKLGNQPAEATATAVTSGSDIELPEKLSTPQAEV, from the exons ATGCTGGTCATCACCATCGAGAACCCTTTGGCTACGGCAGCTGGCCTCGCCG GAAATATTCTATCTTTTCTGGTGGTTTTGGCACCCAT GCCAACATTCTACAAGATCTACAAGAAGAAATCCACAGAAGAGTTTGGTTCGGTGCCATACATGGTGGGCTTGTTCAGTGCCATGATGTGGATTTATTATGGTGCCCTTACAATGGATTTCCTGCTGCTCAGCATCAATGTTGGAGCTTCCCTTATCGAGACGGCCTATCTCATACTGTTCCTGATTTATGCCCCGGCGAAGCCCAGG GCCTTCACGCTGAAGCTGGTATCCCTATTCAATGTTGGCGCCTACGGTTCGGTCGTCCTCTTCACCATGCTATTTCTCCGGGGAGGACGACGAACCAACATCGCAGGCTGGATCTGTGCCTCTTTCGCCTTCAGCTGTTTTGTGGCTCCGCTATCCATTATA AAGCAGGTGATAAGAACGAAGAGCGTGGAGTACATGCCGATCTCACTCTCCTTCTTCCTCACCGTGTCTGCAATTGCATGGCTCAGCTACGGTCTCCTTCTCGGCGATCTGCACGTAGCg CTTCCCAATGTGGTGGGGTTCTTGTTCGGGGTAGCCCAAATCATCATTTACCTCGTCTACAAGAACGCGAAGAAGGATGATACGAAGACCAAGCTCGGCAACCAGCCCGCGGAAGCCACGGCTACAGCAGTGACTTCAGGCTCCGACATCGAACTCCCTGAGAAGCTGAGCACTCCACAAGCTGAGGTGTAG